The Algoriphagus sp. TR-M9 genome has a window encoding:
- a CDS encoding AraC family transcriptional regulator, whose translation MHRVILLLDFAEEYSKYLLKGITTFSSKNGQWTFCRMPLYYREMMGVRGIIDWAKEWKADGIIGQLYNEMEEEFVEAGLPVIAQDFKERFREIPNITGSYRDTGRMGAEYFLKKGYYNFAFYGFNSIVWSRERAEGFEAAINEAGYEVNYYEHKKSHSAEMWYYKSKSLSKWLKNLPKPLALMACDDNRGVHIIEACNHNNIKVPQEVAVLGVDNDMTFCELSDPQLSSIDLDIERAGYEAAQLMDEMIRTGMNKGRDVNVPPLKVITRSSTDMYASSDSYVAAALTFIHRNIDRNILVDQVVREVPLSRRALEKRFLKITGQPVYKYITQVRMDKLAQKLLHSDQSVFEIAVDLGFQDSNNLARQFKQLMGFSPSEYRKQFGSTSFPTSSI comes from the coding sequence ATGCATAGGGTTATTTTATTACTGGATTTTGCTGAGGAATACAGTAAATACCTGCTGAAAGGCATCACTACTTTTTCTTCCAAAAATGGACAATGGACCTTTTGTCGTATGCCACTTTACTATAGGGAAATGATGGGAGTGAGAGGGATCATCGACTGGGCCAAGGAATGGAAGGCTGATGGGATAATAGGTCAGCTCTACAATGAAATGGAGGAGGAATTTGTGGAAGCCGGATTGCCGGTCATTGCCCAGGACTTTAAGGAGAGATTTAGGGAGATTCCTAATATTACTGGTTCCTATAGAGATACAGGCAGAATGGGGGCGGAGTATTTCTTGAAAAAAGGGTATTATAATTTTGCCTTCTATGGATTCAATAGCATAGTATGGTCAAGGGAGCGGGCAGAGGGCTTCGAAGCTGCGATTAATGAGGCTGGCTATGAGGTAAATTACTACGAGCATAAAAAGTCCCACTCTGCTGAAATGTGGTATTATAAGAGCAAATCCCTGAGCAAATGGTTGAAAAATCTACCTAAGCCCCTGGCTTTGATGGCCTGCGATGATAATAGGGGAGTGCACATCATAGAAGCCTGCAACCACAATAACATCAAAGTACCACAGGAAGTGGCAGTGCTTGGAGTGGACAATGATATGACATTTTGTGAGCTTTCGGATCCGCAGCTTTCTAGCATAGATCTGGATATAGAGCGGGCAGGGTATGAAGCGGCCCAGCTTATGGATGAGATGATTCGCACTGGAATGAATAAAGGTAGGGATGTCAATGTGCCGCCATTAAAGGTTATAACCCGCTCATCTACTGATATGTATGCCTCATCGGATAGTTATGTGGCAGCAGCTCTGACTTTTATTCATAGGAATATAGATAGGAATATTTTGGTGGATCAGGTGGTCAGGGAAGTACCGCTTTCCCGCAGGGCTTTAGAAAAGCGATTTTTGAAAATCACAGGACAGCCTGTGTATAAATATATCACGCAGGTACGTATGGATAAGCTGGCCCAGAAGCTGTTGCATTCAGACCAAAGTGTATTTGAAATTGCAGTAGATCTGGGTTTTCAGGACAGTAATAACCTGGCCAGGCAGTTTAAGCAATTAATGGGTTTTTCACCTAGTGAATACAGGAAGCAATTCGGATCCACTTCCTTTCCAACTTCTAGTATTTAG